The following nucleotide sequence is from Barnesiella viscericola DSM 18177.
TCACCACGATGTCTTCGCGGCCCAACTTCTTCAACTCCTCGATAACCTGCGGAATCAAGGTCTTGTGACCGGCAGCCAGCGAAGATACACCCAACACGTGCACGTCGTTTTCGACGGCTTGGCGGGCAGCCTCGGCCGGAGTCTGGAACAACGGGCCCATATCTACGTCGAAACCGCAGTCGGCATAACCCGTAGCCACTACTTTGGCACCCCGGTCGTGACCGTCCTGACCCATCTTGGCAATCATGATACGCGGTTGACGACCTTCTTTCTTGGCAAATTTCTCGCACAATTCCGTTGCCCGAACGAAATCGGCATCTTGTTTGGTTTCTGATGAATACACGCCTGATATAGTTCTGATTACTGCTTTATAACGTCCTACTACCTTTTCGCATGCATAAGAGATTTCGCCCAACGTAGCGCGTACCTTGGCGGCTTTGACGGCCAGGTCGAGCAGGTTGCCCTTCTTGGTCTCCACACACTCGGTGATGGCATCGAGGGCAGCCTTGACGGCATCGTTGTCGCGGTGCGATTTGAGGTACTGCAAGCGCTCGATTTGCTCTTTGCGCACAGCCGTGTTGTCGACTTCGAGGATATCGATGGGAGCCTCTTTTTCGAGACGGTATTTGTTCACGCCCACGATGGTCTGTTTGCCCGAGTCGATACGAGCCTGCGTGCGTGCGGCAGCCTCCTCGATACGCAACTTGGGCAGACCGGTTTCGATAGCCTTGGCCATACCGCCCAGTTTCTCGATTTCCTGGATATGCTCCCACGCTTTGTGTGCGAGTTCGTTGGTCAGAGCCTCTACATAGTACGAACCGGCCCACGGGTCAATCTCCTTGGTGATGTAGGTCTCTTCCTGAATGTAGATCTGAGTATTACGGGCGATACGTGCCGAGAAATCGGTAGGCAGTGCGATGGCCTCGTCGAGGGCGTTGGTGTGCAACGACTGGGTATGACCCAGAGCGGCCCCCATGGCTTCGATACAGGTACGACCCACATTGTTGAAGGGGTCTTGCTCGGTGAGTGACCAACCCGACGTTTGCGAGTGTGTGCGCAGAGCCAGCGATTTGGGATTCTTGGGGTTGAACTGTTTCACAATCTTGGCCCACAACATACGGGCGGCACGCATCTTGGCAATCTCCATGAAGAAGTTCATGCCGATGGCCCAGAAGAACGACAACCGCGGCGCGAACGAGTCGATGTCCATACCGGCATTGATACCGGCACGCAGGTATTCGAGACCGTCGGCCAAGGTGTAGGCCAACTCGATGTCGGCCGTGGCTCCGGCCTCCTGCATGTGATAACCCGAAATCGAAATCGAGTTGAACTTGGGCATATACTGCGAGGTAAACTCGAAGATGTCGGCGATGATTCGCATCGAGAATTCGGGCGGATAAATATAGGTGTTGCGCACCATGAACTCTTTGAGAATATCGTTCTGGATCGTACCGGCCATCTCTTCGAGTTTGGCACCCTGTTCCAGACCGGCGTTGATGTAGAATGCCAGGATAGGAAGCACGGCACCGTTCATGGTCATGGATACCGACATCTTGTTCAAGGGGATTCCGTCGAAGAGCACCTTCATGTCTTCGAGCGAGCAGATAGATACACCGGCTTTACCCACATCGCCTACCACACGCTCATGATCGGCATCGTAACCGCGGTGTGTGGGGAGGTCGAATGCAACCGACAGACCTTTCTGACCCGAGGCCAGGTTGCGACGATAGAATGCGTTGGATTCCTCGGCTGTGGAGAAACCGGCATACTGACGGATTGTCCAGGGGCGTATGGCATACATGCCGCTGTACGGGCCACGCAGGAAGGGAGGTATACCGGCTACGTAGTTGAGGTGTTCAAGACCTTCGAGGTCTTCTTTGGTATAAATGGGTTTAACGGGTATCTGTTCTGGCGTAATCCAGTTCTCACCCTCGCTGACCACTTTCCCTGCCGAGTGAGTGAAAGCGTCTTTTGTAATATCTATATTCTTAAAATTAGGTCTCATTGTTTTTTTGTTTTTCTTGACGTGATACAAAATGGTACGACTTTAAATCGAGAGTTTCTCGTTAAACGATCTCAGCGTATCGAGAACGTTGGAACGCACGTGGATAAACTCGGTAATACCCTGAGCTTTCAAATCGTCCATGCAGGCGGGGGCACCGGCTACGACAAACAGGGCACGGCCGTCGAGCAGCTTGAAGGCCTCGGGGGCGTATTGTGCATATTCGTCGTCGCTCGAACAGAGTACCACGATATCGGCCTTGGCTTCGAGAGCGGCATCGATACCGGCCTGTACGGTTTCAAATCCGAGGTTGTCGATAATCTTGTATCCGGCACAAGCAAAGAAGTTGGCCGAGAATTGCGAACGGGCCAGACGCATGGCCAGGTTACCGATGGTGAGCATGAACACCGACGGACGTTTGCCCGAACGCTCGGTAGCCAAACGCAGAGCTTCAAAGTCGCTGGCGGCGCGTTTGGTATTCAGCACGGGGAATTCGGGTTCGCAATGGTGGTCGTCGTGTTTGCCACAACCGCAGCCGCAAGCCTCGCCTTTGGTAATCTTGTCGCCGGCCACTTCGTTGAAGTTGGGGTACTGGTTGGTACCCAGCAAAATCTCCTTGCGACGGGCTACATTGGTGTGACGGGTTTCGGCCGAAGCGTTTACCTGATTTTGTACGAAGCCCTCTTTCACGGCTTTGTAGAAACCACCTTTGTCCTCAACTTCGAGGAAGAGTTTCCAGGCCTGCTCGGCAATCGAAACCGTGAGGGTCTCTACATAATACGAACCGGCACCCGGGTCGGTAATGCGGTTGATATGCGACTCCTCTTTCAGCAGCAGTTGCTGGTTGCGGGCCAAGCGCTCCGAAAAATCATCGGGTTCCTTATAGGCCTTGTCAAAGGGAGTCGTGGTGATTGAATCTACACCGGCCAGGGCAGCCGACATGGTCTCGGTCTGCGAGCGGAGCAGATTGACATAAGCGTCGAAAACGGTTTGGTTGAATTCCGAAGTCTGGGCATGAGCCTTCATCTTGCAGGCGCAATCGCAAGCCGGATTGTATTGTTTTACAATCTGAGCCCACAACATGCGGGCTGCCCGGAATTTGGCCAATTCCATAAAGTAGTTGGACGAGATTCCGAAATTGAATTTGATTCGATTGGCCACCTCGTCGACGGTCAAGCCCTTTTCAGTGAGGGCAGCCAGCCATTCGTTACCCCAGGCGAGGGCAAAGCCCAACTCCTGCGAAATGAACGAGCCGGCGTTGTTCAGCATCACGGCATCGACAGCCAGCACTCTGAACAGGGGCAACTCTTTCACGGCGGCGATGATGGCAACAGCCTGATCGGCATAGTCGGCAAAATCGCGACCTTTGGTCAACATGCGCTTAAACGGATTGAAACGGATAGAACCCGAAATCTTGGTCAAATCGGCACCTGTCGTTTTGAGGTAGGCGGCTACCGTCTCGGCAAGTTTCACTGTGCTTTTCATGCAAGAGGAGAAGTTCAACTCGACTTTCTCCACATCGATACCATGCAGCAAAGTTCCCAGATTTTCCACCGAAATCAAATCTTTCGAGAGCTCGAATCCCAGCGACTCGACACCCTTCGTGAGGATATCCAAAGCCTTGGCATTGGCCTCCTTGACATCGGTCACTTTAATATCCTGACGCACCAGCCAGTTGTTGTCGGTACGCGTACCCCGTACGTAGGGATATTCGCCGGGAAGCGAATCGGTCGTGTGCAGACCGGCAATGTCTTCGGCACGATACATGGGGTTTACATTAAACCCTTCGTTGGTCCTCCATACGAGTTTCTTGTCAAAATCAGCCCCTTTCAGGTCGGCAATGACCTTGTCTTTCCATTCTTGCGTGGAGACCGGCGGGAACTGGTCAAACAGTTTTTCTTTACTTTCTGCCATAGTTGTTATTAGTTAAGTTGTTTAAGCCAAACTATTTTTTATTGGTTTATTTATAAAATGTGTCAAGCACCAAATCTCTATGCCCGACAACCGAGAACAAAAGTAGTATAAATAGTTTGAAATAAAGAATTTTTTCTGTAATTTTTATACCTGTCATTCCCCTCCCTGCAAAAGACTTTTCCACAAATAAGGGAGAGCTCTCGAACCCCTTTTGTATAAAGGGATTCGGGTAACCCGATTCTCATTTTTTTTGTATATTAGTAACAGGCAACCTACCATAATAGGTTGTTCAGATTTAATCATTTACACATCGATCTATATGAATGAGGGTAAAAAACTGGTCTATTCTGGCGATCTGCTGCGAAAATTTCTGCATCAGAAAAAGCTTACATACAAGGAAGCTGCCAAAGAACTGGGATTAGACAAGAATACCATAGGCAAGGCTGTAAGAGGTGGAAACATGAATATCAATGTGTTACTGAATATAGCCAACCACTGGAAAATTCCTATTACCAATTTCTTTACATGGGTCAATAATGAGGAGTGCGGAGAATCCTATTTTATTAGTTCGGCCAAATATCAGGCATGGCAGGAAGATGAGGATTCAACTGTTTCCGAAGCCTCTAAAATCTATAAAAATATTAAAAATTCATCAATCGAAAAACCTGATTTGATTGCTTCCAAACGACAGGAAATCGAACTCCTGCAAGAGCTTATTCAAAACTATCAGAAGAGAATCGAGTTGCTCCAACAAGAGCTACAACATCAAGGACAGTAGTCCCTACCCTACCATCTCTATTTCGTAAAATCGACCGGCGCTATTTTCCCCATCAACGACACGATTTGAGACTGACGCCTTAACATATACCCCGAAGGTGCAGCCGAATTGAAACGTCGAGGATTGGGCAACGTAGCGGCAATAAGAGCGCATTGCGAGCGTGTGAGCCGGGATGCCGACTTGTGAAAGTGCTGCCGGGCTACCGACTCGACCCCATAGATGCCCCTGCCCGTCTCTATCGAGTTGAGATAGACCTCCATGATACGCTCTTTCCCCCAAAAGAGTTCGATGAGTACGGTAAAATAGGCTTCCAATCCTTTGCGCACATAGGAGTGACCGGGCCACAGAAATACGTTTTTGGCGGTCTGCTGCGTAATGGTGCTGGCGCCGCGCGGACGCTTGCGGTGCTTGTTCTCCTCGATGACTTTCTTCAACTCCTCGAAGTCGAAACCGTGATGGGTCATGAACCGATTATCCTCGGAGGCTATTACCGCCATGGGCATATGGCGCGACATCTTTTCGATGGGGACCCACCGATGATGCCACTCGACCTTCTTGCCATCGGCCAACTGCTCGACTGTCCGGATTACCATCAACGGGGTAACATACACGGGGATAAACCGGTACAGCAGCACAACGAAGACGGTCGACAGGAAGAAGAAGAGGACTATGCGTTTTGTCCAACGCCAAATGGTACGCATCATAATTTCATCAATCTTTTATACACTCGACCCGGGCCCATCGGTTTTTCTCGGCGTGACCGGCCAGGCGCAGCCCCAGCCGCTCGGCCTCGGCCTGTATCGCGGGAATGTCTTCCACATAAAATCCGCTCATGAACAACCGCGACCCGCTCTTCATGTGTGCGACGTAGGCATGCATGTCGGCCAACAGGATATTGCGGTTGATGTTGGCGAAGATAAAATCGAAGGTCTCCGGCTTCAACGCCTCGACACCACCCAGGCGCACCTCAATATCGGGCAGGTGATTCAACCGCACATTCTCCACGGCATTCTCGGTGGCAAACTCGTCGATGTCGACCGCCACAATAGGCGAAGCTCCTTTCATGCCGGCCAGTATGGCCAACACAGCCGTACCACACCCCATGTCGAGTACCGAACGACCGGTGAAATCGGTAGCCAGTATGGCTTGCAGCATGAGGGTAGTCGTTTCGTGATGTCCAGTACCGAACGCCATCTTGGGGTCGATGAGTACATCGTAGCGGGCCTGAGGCACATCTTTGTGAAAGGTGCTGTGTATCACACATTCATCGCCCACGACAATGGGCTTGAAGTAGTTCTTCTCCCACTCTTCGTTCCAGTCCTTCCCTGCCACGAAAGTGACTTGCCGAGAAAGTGAAACGCCGTCGAGGGGAAAGCGGTCCAACACGGCTTCAAGCTCTGCTTCGTCGTATTTTCCCTGCGGAACAAAAGCGGTCACCCCCTTCTCGTCGGGGACAAAACTTTCGTAACCGATTTCACCCAGCATGGCAGCCAGCACATCGGTGACCACCTCGCTACACGGCTCTGCATCGAGCCGCACCTGCATATAGTCGTTCATAGTTTATCGTTTCTCCCGCATGGCTTTCTGAGCACGCGGATAGAGCACATCGCGCACAAAAGCATAACCGGGATATTTATTCATGATAGTTTTATACATGGACAACGCCTGTTCGTAGTGCTCATTTCGTTCGTTGACCACCCCGATGGTTACCAGCAACTGCACATAGAGCCAATGATGTGCATTGAGCGAAGCATTCTTCTCCATACTCTGACGGGCATGCTGATAGCATTTCAACCCTTCGGCCTTATCGCCGCCAAACATACCAGGCATGTAGAAGAGTATGTTGCCATACAAGATAGAGACCCAACTGTCGTTGGGAGCGAGCTTGTAGGCCTCACGTGCCGAAGAGAGCATGGAGGGTGCCAACGTGGTCGCCTTCAAGGGGGAAAGAGCGATTTTAAGACCCAGCAAATTGGCATACAGGGCCTTGAATCGGGCATCTTGCGGATATAGCTTCTGATATTTTTCCGAGAGAGCCAATGCGGTTTTCAGATAGTTCTGCGCCTCGGTTTTCCGCTTTTTGTCGACCAGATGGCCCACCAGTCCGTAATAACCGCACAAGATTTCATGACGACCGTCGAGGGTCGCACACGACTTGTCGGCACTCATCTGTGTCAAGACGGCGCCCCACTGCGGAATCTTCTGCTCGATAAACAGGTCATACAACTTCTCGCGATAGTCAGCGAGCGAAGCTCCCCTCACGGGCAATTGTGCAAAAGCCACGCAAAGGAGCAGCAGACATACGATTCGTTTCATAATTAATCCTCCTCTGTACGAGGGTGCAAAGATAGGCAATAAAACCCGAAAGTGAATATCCTGCGGAGCAAAAATAGGGTTTGCCTCCCTACCCGACTGCTCGAAAAGGCCTTAACGGGCATCGGTGATGCCATACATGAGCTGGTCGAGCAAGATGGGTATATCGCTCGACGAGATACCGGCCGAGACGAGGTCGGGAATATCCTGCTTGAAGTTGGCCAGGAATTTGGCCGTATTGCCACCGTCGAGTTCGATGCTGCGCCGATAGTAGTCGATGGCCTGCCGGATATGCCCCAGCGAAAACTCTACATGCCCGGCATTGAGGTAGTCGAGGGCGGTGGGTTTCCCGGCCAGAATCTTCGCGTAATAGCGACGGGCCTGCTCCTTCTTCCCCACCAGGAACGAACACCAGGCAATCGGCTGCCAAGCCTTCCCGCCGTCGGGGTCGAGGTAGTCGACCTTGAAATAGTATTTCAACGCCTCTTCATAATCCTTCTGCTCGACATAGCAGTGGCCGATATTCATCTGCACCGACAGGTTATCGGGCTGTATCTTCTCGGCCCTGTGATAATACGAGAGGGCCATCTCGGGCTTCTTCAAATTGCGATAACAGGTTGCTATGCGGCGAATGGTCCAGAAGTTGTCGGGGGCAATAATCTCGGCTTTGAGGAAGGCTTCGAGGGCCTCGGCATATTCGCCCTGCTTCTGGTAACAGAAGCCAATCTTCTGGTACACCTCGGCGTCGGAGTGATAGGTAGCCGAGAGTCGTTCGAAGAGTTCGAGGGCCTCGTCGTAATATCCCCGACGAAAATAGTATTCGCCAATGAGTCGCAGGCTCTCCTGCCCGCTTAACAGCGGTTCCAGAACCGACACATGCAGCAGGTTGATGTGGCCGGCAAAGGGGTCGGTAAACTCCGAGCGGCGGATATAGAGCTTAAAGAAGCGGTAAAGGTCCTGGATATACCGGTTGGAGATGTTCTCGCGGCTCTTCTCCTTTTTCATCAGCTCCTCGTTGGCCATCTCCTGCATGGCAGCATTCTCGGCACCGAACTGGCCCATCATCATCTGACGTTGCGACTCGGGCACCTGCGACAGACTCAGGCAGAACGAGTATTTGTCAGAGTTGCACAACAGGGCCGAAGCCGAGAGCATCTTCTTGAACCGCTCACCCCCCTGGCCGTCCAACAACCCCGACAGCGCCGTGTGCTCGGGATTAAACGGCAGGAACCAGTTCTGTATCGACTGGAAGAAAGGGAAACTTTTCAGGTGCGAAAAGGTGCTCATGAAGACATCGGCACCCTCCATCTGCAAGTCGGTCAACTCCTTCAACTTGTCGGCAATACCGGTCTTGTCGAGCATATCCTGCCACTCGGGATTCTCTTCGAGGGCATTGATGTCGTTCATCAAATCTTCCTGTTTGATTTTTTTGTAGAGCGACGGTCCCAGCTTCATCATCTCGGGCAGCAGCTCCTCGGTCATCTTGCGGGTAATCTTCTCGGTCTCCTGGGTCTTGATCAGTTGCAGAAAGACGGTGCGCACGTCGCCCTTGAAACGGGGCTCCTCACCCAGCGCATCGATACGGTGCTGCACCCGGGGGAAAAGCGACAGCCGCTCGCGATAGATATACATCACAATCAGTGCCGCACAGAGCGAGCGCATCTGTATCTCGGGCGACTCCTGCCGGTAGCCGTCGAGCAAGAGGAGCAACTTCTCCTCATCGAAACGGTGCAGCAGATTCAGCAACAGGGCCGAAATCAACAGCCCCACCAGGTCGTCGGGGAAACGGTTGGCATAGAGGGCATCGCGCAACGTGGCGTAGTCCTCTTCACGAGCCGGATAGTTGGTCCACACGTCCATAAACAGGATACCGGCCTCCTCTTCCACCCGACGTTTCAACGATTTCAACTTGGCGGCGTCCTGCTCCTGCCCGCTCAACAGCGAGGCCAGCGAGAGGTCGTTGAGCGCCTGGTCGCAGCGGTCGCACTGCGAAGCTAGTGTCTCGTTGGCCCGACTGGCCGTCGCGTAACGTTTCCAGCCGTAATACTGGGTAGGCGACACGGGGGCCGCCAACTCGTCGGAGACCCGATCGGTGAGCGCATAGGCCGATACCACCAGGTGGTCGTAGATGCGCTTACGCTCGGGGTCCTCCACCCCGTCGAGCATGTATTGTATCATGTATTTATACGACGTCTCCATCTCGTTGAGCTTGTCACGGCTGAGCCAGTCTTGCAGTTCGGTAATCAGCACAGCCAGTTTGCCGAAGGCATCTTTCAAACGGCGCTCGGCCAACAAGGCGTATATCTCGTATTGTTGTTTGGCAATTTCGGTTGTAATCATCGGTGCAAATCTAAACGGTAGTAAATTTACGGAGCTTTCTCCAATATAACAAACTTAGCCTGCAAATAGTGTGCCGCAAAAAGGTTATTTCGTTTTTACATTTTCAGGCCCCACGTTTTCCCGAAAATCGCCTGACGGCCTGCCATTTTTGCATCGGCGTCATCGCTCGCCAAGAATCTCGTCCGTCCAAAATTTGTTTCTCCCCGGGCTTTGCACTATCTTTGTCAACATCATGCAGCATTTTGCATGACTCAACCGATTTATACACCTATATTATGATACAACGCATTCAATCGATTTATCTGCTGCTGGCCGCTGCATTGATGGCCACGTTCCTCTTCTGTCCCATCGCCCAGTTCGATACTCCCGACGGGCTTTACAGTTTCACCGCGCAAGGGGTATCGACCGTCATGGCCGAGCCTGCCGCACAAGCTGCCGAAGCGGGTGCTACGATTGCACGCACCTCGGTATTCACACCCACATGGGGTGTATTTGCCCTGGGGACGATTATTGCCGTATTGTCGATTATCGCCATCTTCCTTTACAAAAACCGACCTACACAGGCCCGCATCTGCATGATCAACGCCTTCTTCCTGGTGACCTTCTACGTTGTCATCTTCCTGAGCGGTTATACCTTCCACGGCGACCTGGCTGCTACCCACACGTCGTGGACGGCCTACCTCATCATGCCTTTCGTCGCTCTCGTGCTTGATGTTCTGGCCTACAAAGCCATCAACAAGGACGAGCAACTGGTGCGCAGCATGGACCGCATTCGCTAAATGCCGAGCTTCTCTTTCAGGAACCGCCCCGTGTAGGAGGCCTCGCAACGGGCCACCTCTTCGGGTGTGCCGGTGCATACGACGTATCCGCCCTCCTTACCCCCTTCGGGCCCCATGTCGATAATGTGGTCGGCACACTTGATGACGTCCATGTTGTGCTCGATAATCACTACGGTGTGTCCGCGCTCGATCAGCTGGTTGAATGATTTCAGCAACGTGTTGATGTCGTGGAAATGTAACCCCGTAGTGGGCTCGTCGAAGATGAAGAGTGTGGGTTCCTGCCGCTCGTTGCTGAGGAAGAAGGCGAGCTTGACCCGCTGGTTCTCACCGCCCGAGAGGGTCGACGACGATTGTCCCAGCTTGATATATCCCAAGCCCACATCTTGCAGCGGCTTCAACCGCTTGACAATGCGCTTCTCCTGACTGCCGTCAACCTCCGAGAAGAACTCGATGGCCTGATTGATGGTCATGTCGAGCACGTCGCTGATGTTCTTGCCCCGATATTCTATTTCGAGCACCTCCTGTTTGTAACGTTTTCCATGGCAGGCCTCGCATTCGAGCACGATGTCGGCCATGAACTGCATCTCGACCGTGATGGTACCCTCGCCCTTGCACTCTTCGCAGCGTCCACCCTCGGAGTTGAACGAGAAATACGAAGGCGAAAATCCCATCTGCTTGGCCCCCTGCTGGTCGGCAAAGAGCTTGCGTATCTCGTCGAAGGCTTTCAGATAGGTGGCAGGATTGGAACGGGTCGATTTTCCGATGGGATTCTGGTCGACAAACTCGACCGCCTTGATGCGGTCCATGTCGCCCGTGAATCGGGAATAGGTCCCCGGCATCTCACCCCCCTCGCCATAGTAGCGCAGAAGTCCGCGATAAAAGACATCGCGCACGAGCGACGATTTGCCAGAACCGCTCACCCCCGTGACCACCGTCATGACCCGGAGCGGGAATTTCACGTTGACCGATTTCAGATTGTTCTGGGCAGCCCCTTCGACCTCGATATACTGGTTCCATTTGCGACGGGTAGCTGGCACCTCGATCTTGCACTCGCCGGTCAGGTAGCGCATGGTGTAGCTGCGGGTGGCCTTGGGCAACCGGGAGAGGTCGCCCTGGTAGACCACCTCGCCTCCCAGCCGACCGGCCAACGGACCGATGTCGATGATATAGTCGGCTGCCCGGATTATCTCCTCGTCGTGCTCGACGACCACAACCGTATTGCCCAGCTCCTGCAACTCGCGCAGCACTTTGATGAGCAGATGCGTGTCGCGCGAATGGAGCCCGATGCTGGGCTCGTCGAGGATATAGAGCGAACCCACCAGACTGCTGCCCAACGACGTGGCCAGGTTGATGCGCTGGCTCTCACCGCCCGAGAGGGTCGACGACAGCCGGTTGAGCGTGAGGTAGTCGAGCCCCACCTCCTGCAAAAAGCGTATACGATTTCTAATCTCGGTCAACAATCGCTTGGCGATGGCCGAGTCGTGCTCGTCGAGTTGCAGTTCGTCGAAGAAGGTTTTCAGTTCGCCGATGGGCAGATTCACCAACTCGGTAATGGAGCGGCCCCCCACCTTCACATATTCGGCTTCGGGTTTCAGACGGCTGCCCTTGCACACCGGGCAGGTAGTCTTGCCCCGGTAGCGGGCGAGCATCACCCGGTACTGTATCTTGTACTGGTTGGCTTCGAGCATGGCAAAGAAACCGTCGATTCCTTCGAAGTCGCCGGCTCCGTGCCACAAAATATCTTTCTCGCGGTCGGTGAGCTTATAGTAGGGGCGATGTATGGGGAAATGCAACGCCTCGGCCCGACGAATGAGTGCGTTTTTCCACTCGCTCATCTTCTCGCCCCGCCAGCACATCACGGCATCGTCGTAAACCGAGAGGGTCTTGTTGGGCACCACCAGGTCCTCATCGATACCGATGACCCGCCCGAATCCCTCGCACTCGGGGCAGGCCCCCACGGGGTTGTTGAAGTTGAACATCAAGTCGCTCGGCTCGTTGAAGGTGATACCGTCGGCCTCGAAACGTTTCGAGAAGTTGAACTCCTGCACCCCCTCGGGCGTGTGCATCTGAACGGTACACTCGCCATTCCCCTCGAAGAAGGCGGTCTCGACCGAATCGGCCAACCGACTGACGGTGTCGTTCTCGTGCGACACGCTCAACCGGTCGATTACCAGGCGCACCTTCGAAGCTTCGGGCAGAGTGTCACCGCCCAACAACTCTTCGATCGACACAAAGCAGCCGTCCACCTCGACCCGCGGGAATCCCTCCTTCTGCAAGATTTGCAACTGTGTCTTCAAGTCACGCCCTTCGGGAATCGACAGGTTGGTGAGCAGGGCAAAGCGCGTACCGTCGGGGAATCCGAGGGCACAGTTTACCACGTCGTCCACCTGGTGTTTCTTGACCAAGGTTCCCGACACGGGCGAATAGGTCTTCCCGATACGGGCATAGAGCATGCGCAGGTAGTCGTAGATTTCGGTCGAGGTACCCACCGTCGACCGCGGGTTGCGCGTGTTGACCTTCTGCTCGATGGCTATGGCTGGCGGTATGCCCTTGATGTAGTCGCACTCGGGTTTACTCATACGTCCCAGGAACTGCCGGGCATAAGCCGACAGGCTCTCGACGTAGCGGCGCTGCCCCTCGGCATAGAGTGTGTCGAAGGCCAGTGACGATTTTCCCGAACCCGAGAGCCCCGTGATGACAATAAAGCGGTTGCGAGGTATCTCTACATCTATATTTTTCAGGTTGTTGACTCGTGCCCCTTTGATGAAGATTGACTGTTCAGACATAATTTCAGGAATTCTTTTGACTGCTCTGCCTTCTGTCGCACGGGCCCAACGGCTCTCTTCCATTACCGCCCCGACACGCCACAGATTGAAGGGATACCCCCTTCCCCGCAAAGCGACTGCAAAGATACGAACTTTCGCGATACGTGATTCGGGTACCTACCCTCCTTTATAATTTTTTGTAAAACAATTCATAAAAGCAAAATTCCCGGGCCGTCGGCTAACAAAATTCCAATTCTTTTGTTATCTTTGGAGTAGATAGGACAGGACGTGGAACGGCCTACACGGAAAAGGTATTTTTCGTTTGCCACTCGCCTCCTCTTATCTCTTTATAGTCTCATTAAAAAACAAAGATTATGAAAGGTCTTAATTTACTGTTTGCATTCCTCGGCGGAGCTGCCGTGGGTGCCATGGCCGGTATCTTGTTTGCCCCTGAAAAAGGGTCCGACACAAGAGCTCGCATCTGCAAGATGCTTCACGACAAGGGAATCCGTCTGAAAAAAGAAGAGATGGAACAACTCGTCGACCAAATTGCCGAAGAGGTAAAGGGTGTGAAATAATTCGCACCGCTGCAACGATGAGGATATCAAGGCTCACCTACGCCGGTGGCTTTGATACTCTCATCGGTATGTATTATTGATTACTCC
It contains:
- the scpA gene encoding methylmalonyl-CoA mutase, translating into MRPNFKNIDITKDAFTHSAGKVVSEGENWITPEQIPVKPIYTKEDLEGLEHLNYVAGIPPFLRGPYSGMYAIRPWTIRQYAGFSTAEESNAFYRRNLASGQKGLSVAFDLPTHRGYDADHERVVGDVGKAGVSICSLEDMKVLFDGIPLNKMSVSMTMNGAVLPILAFYINAGLEQGAKLEEMAGTIQNDILKEFMVRNTYIYPPEFSMRIIADIFEFTSQYMPKFNSISISGYHMQEAGATADIELAYTLADGLEYLRAGINAGMDIDSFAPRLSFFWAIGMNFFMEIAKMRAARMLWAKIVKQFNPKNPKSLALRTHSQTSGWSLTEQDPFNNVGRTCIEAMGAALGHTQSLHTNALDEAIALPTDFSARIARNTQIYIQEETYITKEIDPWAGSYYVEALTNELAHKAWEHIQEIEKLGGMAKAIETGLPKLRIEEAAARTQARIDSGKQTIVGVNKYRLEKEAPIDILEVDNTAVRKEQIERLQYLKSHRDNDAVKAALDAITECVETKKGNLLDLAVKAAKVRATLGEISYACEKVVGRYKAVIRTISGVYSSETKQDADFVRATELCEKFAKKEGRQPRIMIAKMGQDGHDRGAKVVATGYADCGFDVDMGPLFQTPAEAARQAVENDVHVLGVSSLAAGHKTLIPQVIEELKKLGREDIVVIAGGVIPPQDYDFLYKAGVAAIFGPGTSVAKAACQILEILLDE
- the mutA gene encoding methylmalonyl-CoA mutase small subunit, producing the protein MAESKEKLFDQFPPVSTQEWKDKVIADLKGADFDKKLVWRTNEGFNVNPMYRAEDIAGLHTTDSLPGEYPYVRGTRTDNNWLVRQDIKVTDVKEANAKALDILTKGVESLGFELSKDLISVENLGTLLHGIDVEKVELNFSSCMKSTVKLAETVAAYLKTTGADLTKISGSIRFNPFKRMLTKGRDFADYADQAVAIIAAVKELPLFRVLAVDAVMLNNAGSFISQELGFALAWGNEWLAALTEKGLTVDEVANRIKFNFGISSNYFMELAKFRAARMLWAQIVKQYNPACDCACKMKAHAQTSEFNQTVFDAYVNLLRSQTETMSAALAGVDSITTTPFDKAYKEPDDFSERLARNQQLLLKEESHINRITDPGAGSYYVETLTVSIAEQAWKLFLEVEDKGGFYKAVKEGFVQNQVNASAETRHTNVARRKEILLGTNQYPNFNEVAGDKITKGEACGCGCGKHDDHHCEPEFPVLNTKRAASDFEALRLATERSGKRPSVFMLTIGNLAMRLARSQFSANFFACAGYKIIDNLGFETVQAGIDAALEAKADIVVLCSSDDEYAQYAPEAFKLLDGRALFVVAGAPACMDDLKAQGITEFIHVRSNVLDTLRSFNEKLSI
- a CDS encoding helix-turn-helix domain-containing protein — encoded protein: MNEGKKLVYSGDLLRKFLHQKKLTYKEAAKELGLDKNTIGKAVRGGNMNINVLLNIANHWKIPITNFFTWVNNEECGESYFISSAKYQAWQEDEDSTVSEASKIYKNIKNSSIEKPDLIASKRQEIELLQELIQNYQKRIELLQQELQHQGQ
- the mtgA gene encoding monofunctional biosynthetic peptidoglycan transglycosylase; the encoded protein is MMRTIWRWTKRIVLFFFLSTVFVVLLYRFIPVYVTPLMVIRTVEQLADGKKVEWHHRWVPIEKMSRHMPMAVIASEDNRFMTHHGFDFEELKKVIEENKHRKRPRGASTITQQTAKNVFLWPGHSYVRKGLEAYFTVLIELFWGKERIMEVYLNSIETGRGIYGVESVARQHFHKSASRLTRSQCALIAATLPNPRRFNSAAPSGYMLRRQSQIVSLMGKIAPVDFTK
- the prmA gene encoding 50S ribosomal protein L11 methyltransferase translates to MNDYMQVRLDAEPCSEVVTDVLAAMLGEIGYESFVPDEKGVTAFVPQGKYDEAELEAVLDRFPLDGVSLSRQVTFVAGKDWNEEWEKNYFKPIVVGDECVIHSTFHKDVPQARYDVLIDPKMAFGTGHHETTTLMLQAILATDFTGRSVLDMGCGTAVLAILAGMKGASPIVAVDIDEFATENAVENVRLNHLPDIEVRLGGVEALKPETFDFIFANINRNILLADMHAYVAHMKSGSRLFMSGFYVEDIPAIQAEAERLGLRLAGHAEKNRWARVECIKD